In Cupriavidus taiwanensis, the following are encoded in one genomic region:
- a CDS encoding CaiB/BaiF CoA transferase family protein, translating to MGPLAGVKVIEISGIGPGPFCGMLLADLGATVIAVEPPERLAAPQRPHAITSRGKQSVVLNLKDPAAVEAVLRLCEGADLLIEGMRPGVMERLGLAPEVCLQRRPALVYGRMTGWGQHGPWAPRAGHDSNYTALSGALWFAGPAGEPPMAPSTVLGDVAGGALYLAVGLLAALQHARSTGQGQVVDAAIVDGAAHMLNLMLGAIQRRGGGFERGTQAFDSSHWAAQSYQCKDGGWINFAPLEPKFYAELLARLGLDGDARFVRGQNDPGLWPELRQAMAALMRSRTRAEWEACLGGSDACWAPVLAPHEAACHPHMAARQSYVERGGVLQAAPAPRFSATPLEMRDIAPVGTHTREILSTLALTPDNLENLLRSQSA from the coding sequence TTGGGCCCACTCGCAGGCGTCAAAGTGATCGAAATCAGCGGCATCGGACCCGGTCCGTTCTGCGGCATGCTGCTGGCCGACCTGGGGGCGACCGTCATCGCCGTCGAGCCGCCGGAGCGCCTGGCCGCGCCGCAACGGCCCCATGCCATCACCAGCCGCGGCAAGCAATCGGTGGTGCTGAACCTCAAGGACCCTGCCGCCGTAGAGGCCGTGCTGCGCCTGTGCGAGGGCGCCGACCTGCTGATCGAAGGCATGCGCCCGGGTGTGATGGAGCGCCTGGGCCTGGCGCCGGAGGTGTGCCTGCAGCGGCGGCCTGCCCTGGTGTACGGCCGCATGACAGGCTGGGGCCAGCATGGGCCGTGGGCGCCGCGCGCCGGCCATGACAGCAACTACACTGCCCTCAGCGGCGCCCTGTGGTTTGCCGGCCCGGCCGGCGAACCGCCGATGGCGCCGTCCACCGTACTGGGCGACGTGGCCGGCGGCGCGCTGTATCTGGCGGTAGGGCTGCTGGCCGCGCTGCAGCATGCGCGCAGCACGGGGCAAGGGCAGGTCGTCGATGCCGCCATCGTCGATGGCGCGGCCCACATGCTGAACCTGATGCTGGGCGCCATCCAGCGGCGCGGCGGCGGCTTCGAGCGCGGCACGCAGGCTTTTGACAGTTCGCACTGGGCGGCGCAAAGCTACCAGTGCAAGGACGGCGGCTGGATCAACTTTGCGCCGCTCGAACCCAAGTTCTATGCCGAGTTGCTCGCGCGCCTGGGGCTGGACGGCGACGCGCGCTTTGTCCGCGGCCAGAACGACCCCGGCCTGTGGCCCGAGCTCAGGCAAGCCATGGCCGCACTCATGCGCTCGCGTACACGCGCCGAATGGGAGGCTTGCCTGGGTGGCAGTGACGCCTGCTGGGCGCCCGTGCTGGCGCCGCACGAGGCCGCCTGCCACCCACACATGGCAGCACGGCAGAGCTATGTCGAGCGTGGCGGCGTGCTGCAGGCCGCCCCCGCGCCGCGGTTCTCGGCCACGCCTCTGGAGATGCGGGACATCGCGCCCGTCGGCACCCACACGCGCGAAATCCTGAGCACTCTGGCTCTCACGCCCGATAATCTGGAGAATCTGCTCCGTTCACAAAGCGCCTGA
- a CDS encoding Zn-ribbon domain-containing OB-fold protein produces MKTDDTTSRIEKPSLCGRGAHQTPFLKGVRCTACNEVAFPPQHYGCECCGSAELADIELAAQGVVLGSSQVHIHAQPEPAVPFTAAEVRLDAGPVVRALLDVGHEAGDWHGRRVHGVLRQRGQDPAVLEFRFGVTA; encoded by the coding sequence ATGAAGACAGACGACACAACTTCCCGGATAGAAAAGCCCAGCCTCTGTGGTCGGGGCGCCCATCAGACCCCTTTTCTCAAAGGAGTCCGCTGCACAGCGTGCAATGAAGTGGCATTCCCACCGCAGCACTACGGCTGCGAGTGCTGCGGCAGCGCCGAACTGGCCGATATCGAACTGGCCGCGCAAGGGGTGGTGCTCGGCAGCAGCCAGGTCCACATCCATGCCCAGCCGGAGCCTGCGGTGCCGTTCACGGCGGCCGAGGTCCGGCTCGACGCCGGCCCGGTGGTGCGTGCCCTGCTGGACGTGGGGCACGAGGCGGGCGACTGGCACGGCCGGCGCGTCCATGGCGTGCTGCGTCAGCGCGGACAAGACCCCGCGGTTCTGGAATTCCGATTCGGGGTGACGGCATGA
- a CDS encoding thiolase family protein, whose translation MKRTLKDLRPVYVVGIGWHRYQDPSDTSYVTLGLTAARQALADAGVSIAGVDTAYVARALLGMACGRPILRHLGATGLPIAHVENASASGSTAFRNACIEVASGLADTALVLGVDKRAPVARAETQAGIEQLASEYIAPFTHFALLADKYVHRSGADMRDIALAAVKNHNNGALNPNAQRQKPRTLEEVLGGRKVSGELTVLQCTPVGEGAAAVVLMSEDAIKAHGIDPGRAVRVLSSAARSQAVYKDATAFDELLTQATCLQALQEAGVAPTALDVVELHDAFAIEEVLYVEAMGLCKPGQAIPALKGGEFHIGGKVAVSPSGGLIAMGHPIGPTGVGQIAEITLQLRGEAGQRQQPGARTGMAHMVGVGAVCYAHVLAI comes from the coding sequence ATGAAGCGGACACTGAAGGACCTGCGGCCGGTCTACGTCGTAGGCATTGGCTGGCATCGCTACCAGGATCCGTCGGATACGTCGTACGTGACGCTGGGCCTGACCGCCGCGCGCCAGGCGCTGGCCGACGCGGGCGTGTCCATTGCCGGCGTGGACACCGCCTATGTTGCCCGGGCGCTGCTGGGCATGGCCTGCGGGCGGCCCATCCTGCGCCACCTTGGGGCGACGGGCCTGCCTATCGCCCATGTCGAAAACGCCTCGGCCTCCGGTTCGACGGCGTTCCGCAATGCCTGTATCGAAGTGGCCAGCGGCCTTGCCGATACCGCGCTGGTGCTGGGCGTGGACAAGCGCGCGCCGGTGGCCCGCGCCGAGACGCAGGCCGGGATCGAGCAACTGGCCAGCGAGTACATCGCGCCGTTCACACACTTTGCGCTGCTGGCAGACAAATACGTGCACCGCTCCGGAGCCGACATGCGCGACATCGCGCTGGCCGCGGTGAAGAACCACAACAACGGCGCGCTCAACCCGAACGCCCAGCGCCAGAAGCCGCGCACGCTCGAGGAGGTGCTGGGAGGGCGCAAGGTGTCTGGCGAGCTCACGGTGCTGCAATGCACGCCGGTCGGCGAGGGCGCGGCGGCTGTGGTGCTGATGTCCGAAGATGCAATCAAGGCGCACGGCATCGATCCCGGCCGCGCGGTGCGGGTGCTGTCGTCGGCCGCCCGGAGCCAGGCTGTTTACAAGGACGCTACAGCGTTCGACGAACTGCTCACGCAGGCCACCTGCCTGCAGGCGCTGCAGGAGGCCGGCGTCGCACCCACGGCGCTTGACGTGGTCGAGCTGCACGACGCCTTCGCGATCGAGGAAGTGCTGTACGTCGAGGCCATGGGTCTGTGCAAGCCGGGCCAGGCCATACCCGCTCTGAAGGGGGGCGAGTTCCACATCGGCGGCAAGGTGGCAGTGAGCCCATCTGGCGGGCTCATTGCCATGGGGCATCCGATCGGCCCCACCGGCGTGGGCCAGATCGCCGAAATCACGCTGCAACTGCGCGGCGAGGCCGGGCAGCGGCAGCAGCCCGGGGCGCGCACGGGGATGGCGCACATGGTGGGCGTGGGCGCTGTCTGCTACGCGCACGTGCTGGCCATCTGA